One genomic segment of Thermovibrio guaymasensis includes these proteins:
- a CDS encoding DUF2905 domain-containing protein encodes MVEDLGKLLILTGLFLVVLGALILILSKLGNIPVGKLPGDIVIKRDNIVFYFPLGTSILISLILTLVSFILFIAMRKQ; translated from the coding sequence ATGGTAGAAGATTTAGGGAAACTACTAATACTTACTGGGCTCTTCCTCGTAGTCTTAGGAGCTCTCATCCTCATTCTAAGCAAACTCGGGAACATTCCAGTTGGAAAACTCCCAGGAGACATCGTAATAAAAAGGGACAACATCGTCTTTTACTTTCCCCTCGGAACGAGCATTTTGATAAGCTTAATCCTAACTCTGGTATCCTTCATTTTATTTATTGCAATGAGGAAACAATGA
- a CDS encoding AAA family ATPase — translation MISLRELKLKNFLSHRETTIPFTDETFVIIGHNASGKTSILRGIFFALFGEDLEGRKVKRENLINRTSNSARLSLTFISKGNRYRVERVISVRKNEARLFKGDTLVAERTKEVSRFLSENLGLEPNTLKNTIFVPQGEITELFKGTPKERRQILNRLLGLEEFGKKYEALNLKLKELRNIKGFLEEKVLEGERLKEKESKLIELLREKEEERKKLSEEKRKVEERLKELKEKLSKLEEERNLYLRLSETKERLEREIEKLSEEEVSVKKKLKELEGVRERIAILERETEPIEKVKNLLEILRKVRNLRREIEIREGELKDIKEKERRLGELKELLPKLREREGVLKEEECALNNRLREKKEELTRAEQVLKYLNELSKELKKVNERIEAFGEVKLEEIERKLKEVEKELEETRNLKAEVGEKLKELKERGELLKESSEAECPVCRRPLSEEEREGILNRMREEFKSLRERFKGLKERESQLKREIEILRKALREESLKSERLKGFKERKGEVESKLEKLKGELPSEPLEKLKEEVESLEKEWERVRKELNEVQGEVRALKREEEQIERNLKNRSSKDLEKDISNLKEELKTLEEEWGDRLNHDLHKVEKKYEELLRKEREKNKLEGELKNETFLKDRLKKLSRERKEKEEELEQIGKKIGGIDFNEDYYKLLEENVKQKEEEKEDLISEISRISGEIKQIEKQVEELKGEMEEVEREKRGLLKLRDSLLILEKLSQTVHPEKGFLTLVRKRLLPQIEKHAKELFELFGFEFSRIKVDEDLSIKVVVPSMGEMSLEELSGGQQIAFALALRFAMAKQFSKMSLKTLILDEPTIHLDRERRIALTELLMKLKGTIPQMVIVTHDQELEVVADRVIKLRKVGGFSEVEID, via the coding sequence TTGATTAGTCTAAGGGAATTAAAACTCAAGAACTTCCTCTCTCACAGGGAAACTACAATTCCCTTCACAGATGAAACCTTCGTAATAATCGGCCACAACGCATCTGGAAAAACCTCGATCTTAAGGGGAATCTTCTTTGCCCTCTTTGGAGAGGACCTTGAAGGAAGGAAAGTAAAGAGGGAGAACCTGATAAACAGAACTTCAAACTCCGCAAGGCTCTCTCTAACTTTCATAAGTAAAGGAAACCGATACAGAGTTGAAAGGGTAATATCCGTAAGGAAAAACGAGGCAAGGCTCTTTAAAGGTGATACTCTAGTTGCCGAAAGGACAAAAGAGGTATCCAGGTTCCTATCTGAAAACCTAGGACTCGAGCCAAACACCCTTAAAAATACAATCTTCGTTCCTCAGGGGGAGATTACAGAACTTTTTAAGGGAACTCCAAAGGAAAGGAGACAGATACTCAACAGGCTCTTAGGCCTTGAGGAGTTTGGAAAGAAGTATGAGGCCCTTAACCTAAAGCTTAAAGAGCTCAGAAATATTAAAGGGTTCCTTGAGGAAAAAGTTTTAGAGGGAGAGAGACTGAAGGAGAAGGAAAGCAAACTCATTGAACTCCTAAGGGAAAAGGAAGAGGAGAGAAAGAAGCTATCGGAAGAAAAGAGAAAGGTTGAAGAAAGGCTAAAAGAACTAAAGGAAAAGCTCTCAAAGTTAGAGGAAGAGAGGAACCTTTACTTAAGGTTAAGTGAAACTAAGGAAAGGTTAGAGAGGGAAATAGAAAAGCTTTCAGAGGAAGAGGTTAGCGTAAAGAAGAAGTTAAAAGAGCTAGAGGGTGTAAGGGAGAGGATTGCCATCTTGGAAAGGGAAACTGAACCGATAGAGAAGGTCAAGAACCTCCTTGAGATTCTGAGGAAGGTTAGGAACTTAAGGAGGGAGATAGAGATCAGAGAGGGAGAGCTTAAGGACATTAAGGAGAAGGAAAGAAGGTTAGGAGAGTTAAAAGAGCTCCTACCAAAACTCAGAGAGAGGGAAGGAGTACTAAAGGAAGAGGAGTGTGCGTTAAACAACAGGCTAAGGGAAAAAAAAGAGGAGTTAACAAGGGCAGAACAGGTTCTTAAGTACCTAAATGAACTCTCAAAAGAGCTTAAAAAGGTTAATGAAAGGATAGAGGCATTTGGAGAAGTAAAGTTAGAAGAGATTGAGAGGAAGCTAAAGGAGGTAGAGAAGGAATTAGAAGAGACTAGAAACCTTAAGGCCGAAGTTGGGGAGAAATTGAAGGAGTTAAAGGAGAGAGGGGAGCTCCTGAAGGAGAGCTCTGAAGCCGAATGTCCAGTATGTAGAAGACCCCTTTCAGAGGAAGAAAGGGAAGGAATTTTAAACAGAATGAGGGAAGAGTTTAAAAGTCTAAGGGAGAGATTTAAAGGACTGAAGGAGAGAGAAAGTCAACTAAAGAGAGAAATTGAAATCCTAAGGAAAGCTTTAAGGGAGGAGAGCCTAAAGTCGGAGAGGCTAAAGGGATTTAAAGAGAGGAAGGGTGAAGTTGAAAGTAAACTGGAGAAGTTAAAGGGGGAACTTCCTTCAGAACCACTAGAAAAGCTAAAGGAGGAAGTTGAAAGTCTAGAGAAAGAGTGGGAGAGAGTAAGGAAAGAACTTAATGAAGTTCAGGGGGAAGTTAGAGCTCTCAAGAGGGAAGAGGAGCAGATTGAAAGGAATTTGAAAAATAGGAGCTCAAAGGATTTAGAGAAAGATATTTCAAATTTAAAGGAAGAGTTAAAAACTCTAGAGGAGGAGTGGGGAGATAGGTTAAACCACGATCTACATAAGGTTGAAAAGAAGTATGAAGAACTACTAAGGAAAGAGAGGGAAAAGAACAAACTTGAGGGAGAGCTCAAAAACGAAACCTTCCTAAAGGACAGGCTCAAGAAGCTATCCCGAGAGAGAAAGGAAAAGGAAGAAGAACTGGAACAAATTGGTAAAAAGATCGGTGGGATAGACTTTAACGAGGACTACTATAAACTCCTTGAGGAGAACGTAAAGCAAAAGGAAGAGGAGAAGGAAGACTTAATTTCGGAGATTTCAAGGATTTCAGGAGAGATAAAACAGATAGAGAAACAGGTTGAAGAGCTAAAGGGGGAAATGGAAGAGGTTGAAAGGGAGAAGAGAGGCCTTTTGAAGCTGAGAGATTCGCTGTTAATCCTTGAGAAACTCTCTCAAACCGTTCACCCTGAAAAGGGCTTTCTCACACTCGTGAGGAAGAGACTTCTCCCCCAAATTGAGAAACATGCTAAAGAACTATTTGAACTGTTTGGCTTTGAGTTCAGCAGGATTAAGGTTGATGAAGACCTCTCAATTAAAGTAGTGGTTCCCTCAATGGGAGAGATGTCCCTTGAAGAACTTTCAGGAGGCCAACAGATAGCCTTTGCCCTAGCACTAAGGTTTGCAATGGCTAAACAGTTTTCAAAGATGAGCCTGAAAACCCTAATTCTTGACGAGCCAACGATTCACCTTGATAGGGAAAGGAGAATTGCCCTCACAGAGCTCCTCATGAAATTAAAGGGAACGATACCTCAAATGGTGATAGTTACTCACGACCAAGAGCTTGAAGTAGTGGCAGACAGGGTAATAAAACTTAGGAAAGTAGGGGGATTTTCAGAAGTTGAGATTGATTAA
- a CDS encoding diacylglycerol kinase family protein gives MKETVLGIVKGLSYALDGYKGAFKEDRHYRINFFLSMLGTGLSIAFLKGELSLIVALSNYLVFVAELINTAVERAVDTATREYRESAKLAKDASAAAVLSIGLFALALDVKFLLPEIVKRLTW, from the coding sequence ATGAAAGAGACAGTACTAGGAATAGTAAAGGGACTTAGCTACGCACTTGACGGCTACAAAGGTGCCTTCAAGGAGGATAGACACTATAGGATAAACTTCTTCCTAAGTATGCTTGGAACGGGGCTATCAATAGCCTTCCTTAAAGGAGAACTATCATTAATAGTAGCCCTTTCAAACTACCTGGTCTTTGTAGCTGAACTTATTAACACTGCAGTTGAAAGGGCCGTAGATACGGCAACTAGAGAGTATCGGGAAAGCGCTAAGCTGGCAAAGGACGCCTCTGCTGCAGCGGTTCTGTCAATCGGGCTCTTTGCCCTAGCCCTTGATGTAAAGTTCCTTTTGCCGGAAATAGTTAAGAGGTTGACATGGTAG
- a CDS encoding PhoH family protein has product MIKVILELEPEDFYTIVGHHEENLKKLAQILNVKLGSRGNEILINGSAESEERAKEFLKDLEGLVKSGHKLTKADVDMYLTQLSARRESKAKELSQDVIVTTYRGKKIVAKTPTQKRYAEAIRNNDVVFGIGPAGTGKTYLAVAMAVSYFKKGKVNRIILTRPAVEAGEKLGFLPGTLQEKIDPYLKPLYDALFEMIEPEKVNSYLERNIFEIAPLAYMRGRTLNEAFIILDEAQNTTREQMKMFLTRLGFGSKVVITGDVTQIDLPSKKRSGLVEAVKILRGIKGIEIVEFSREDVVRHRLVQEIIKAYEEHEGREED; this is encoded by the coding sequence TTGATAAAGGTAATTCTTGAACTTGAGCCTGAAGACTTCTACACCATAGTAGGTCACCATGAGGAAAACCTAAAGAAGCTAGCGCAGATACTTAACGTGAAACTGGGCTCAAGGGGAAATGAAATCCTCATAAACGGAAGTGCCGAAAGTGAGGAAAGAGCCAAGGAGTTTTTGAAGGACTTAGAAGGACTAGTTAAATCAGGCCATAAATTAACAAAGGCAGACGTTGATATGTACCTTACTCAGCTCTCAGCTAGAAGGGAGTCAAAAGCGAAGGAGCTCTCCCAGGATGTAATAGTTACAACTTACAGGGGAAAGAAAATCGTTGCAAAGACACCTACCCAGAAGAGGTACGCCGAAGCTATAAGGAACAACGATGTAGTTTTCGGAATCGGCCCTGCAGGAACCGGAAAGACTTACTTAGCAGTAGCAATGGCAGTCTCTTACTTCAAGAAGGGAAAGGTTAACAGGATAATCCTTACAAGGCCCGCAGTAGAGGCCGGTGAGAAGTTAGGATTCCTACCGGGGACCCTTCAGGAAAAGATAGACCCTTACCTTAAGCCCCTCTACGACGCACTATTTGAAATGATTGAACCTGAAAAAGTTAACTCTTACCTTGAGAGGAACATATTTGAGATAGCTCCCCTTGCCTACATGAGGGGAAGAACCTTAAACGAAGCCTTCATAATCCTTGACGAAGCTCAGAATACAACGAGAGAGCAGATGAAGATGTTCTTAACGAGACTTGGGTTCGGCTCAAAGGTTGTCATAACGGGAGACGTTACACAAATTGACCTACCGTCAAAGAAACGTTCAGGACTCGTTGAAGCAGTTAAAATCTTAAGGGGAATCAAGGGAATAGAGATAGTAGAGTTCTCAAGGGAAGACGTAGTAAGGCATAGACTGGTTCAGGAGATTATTAAGGCTTATGAAGAGCATGAAGGAAGAGAAGAAGACTAA
- a CDS encoding mechanosensitive ion channel family protein: MRLINLQPIIFFTLSVILSLLIENLLRKFAFRKIREKLLADAVVFVLFSLILFWIGWELSNLYKEWNLKETLRNLTLFVSALYLTRATNLITQQGKIGKILAYLSFTSALILSLLFIYLPVQNEKVLKLLIYGKKFFIYLGILSVTWQLSYTFKNETISRVFRYTSFSILTAIFFLWLFEYLKFNFHSLIGIALIILLTAVYTIIYSKLIPKAAEELLEEFTDKDIDVVTANSKRLVTVIYAILAIKILELSSNFSDFFSKIYGVYLIKTDLVKISIGNIVDFTVTALILFSLLGIGKKLVKLFFPKERREVEGGSAEALIFNLGVLFNSIILLSTLGITWKVILPIAGTLGVGLGFGLQTIMNNYVSGFILLFSKKLKVGDIVELPSISISTLGEVQTSVFGKVEDIGILSTIVRTNDGVEISIPNSNFINSPIVNFSLKDPFVRLKVPIGVAYSSDPLKVKEILERVIDELPYVVRFLPKNVQFEELGDSALIFKAMFWIDVRKNVWVKRVVSDFYYKVWYKLKEEGIEIPFPQNDIWFRNKLKLEIEKPSGGKN; this comes from the coding sequence TTGAGATTGATTAACCTTCAGCCCATAATCTTCTTTACCTTATCGGTTATTCTCTCTCTCCTCATTGAAAACCTGCTGAGGAAATTCGCCTTCAGGAAAATAAGGGAGAAACTCTTAGCGGACGCAGTTGTCTTTGTCCTTTTCTCCCTCATTCTCTTCTGGATCGGCTGGGAACTCTCTAACCTATACAAGGAGTGGAACCTAAAGGAAACCTTAAGGAATTTAACCCTCTTTGTCTCTGCACTTTACTTAACAAGGGCTACTAACCTAATAACTCAACAAGGGAAAATAGGAAAAATCCTAGCTTACCTATCCTTCACTTCTGCACTTATCCTCTCCCTCCTTTTCATCTACCTTCCAGTACAGAATGAAAAGGTTTTAAAGTTACTGATTTACGGAAAGAAGTTCTTCATTTACCTTGGAATCTTATCAGTAACGTGGCAGTTAAGTTACACGTTTAAGAACGAGACGATATCTAGAGTATTCAGATATACGAGTTTCTCTATCTTAACTGCAATTTTCTTCCTATGGCTCTTTGAGTACCTTAAATTCAACTTCCATTCGCTAATTGGAATAGCTTTAATTATTTTACTAACTGCAGTATACACAATAATCTACTCAAAACTAATTCCAAAAGCGGCAGAAGAGCTGTTAGAAGAATTTACAGATAAAGATATAGATGTAGTAACTGCAAACTCAAAAAGGTTGGTTACAGTAATCTACGCCATTCTCGCCATTAAAATACTTGAGTTATCCTCAAACTTCTCAGATTTCTTCTCCAAGATATACGGAGTTTACTTAATAAAGACAGACCTAGTAAAGATTTCTATAGGAAACATTGTAGACTTTACAGTAACTGCTTTAATCCTTTTCAGCCTTTTAGGAATTGGAAAGAAACTAGTAAAGCTCTTCTTCCCAAAGGAGAGGAGGGAGGTTGAGGGAGGTTCTGCAGAGGCGCTGATTTTCAACTTGGGAGTTCTCTTTAACTCAATCATTCTCCTCTCAACTTTAGGAATAACGTGGAAAGTAATCTTACCAATTGCAGGAACGTTGGGAGTTGGACTGGGATTTGGACTCCAAACCATTATGAACAACTACGTTAGTGGATTTATACTTCTATTCAGCAAAAAGTTGAAAGTTGGAGATATAGTGGAACTCCCCTCCATATCCATCTCAACTCTAGGAGAAGTCCAAACGAGCGTATTTGGTAAGGTTGAAGACATTGGAATACTCTCAACGATTGTCAGGACAAACGACGGAGTTGAGATTTCAATCCCAAACTCTAACTTCATAAACTCTCCGATAGTAAACTTTTCACTCAAAGACCCCTTCGTTAGGCTGAAAGTTCCAATCGGAGTAGCCTACTCCTCAGACCCCCTCAAAGTAAAGGAAATCCTGGAAAGGGTTATTGATGAACTTCCCTACGTTGTAAGGTTCCTCCCTAAGAACGTTCAGTTTGAAGAACTTGGAGATAGCGCTCTCATATTTAAAGCCATGTTCTGGATAGATGTTAGGAAAAACGTATGGGTAAAGAGAGTTGTCAGCGACTTCTACTACAAAGTCTGGTACAAACTAAAGGAGGAGGGAATAGAAATTCCGTTCCCTCAGAACGATATTTGGTTCAGGAATAAGCTTAAATTAGAGATAGAAAAACCATCAGGAGGAAAAAATTGA
- a CDS encoding HD family phosphohydrolase, with amino-acid sequence MKSMKEEKKTKLTIYGALLVASIFATLFMLPFNFINLPNLKVGQVSSVDVRSPVNLKVENKRATEKLREEAVKKVLPIVEYQPKNERETFREIEELPFLSKKEKEVLKEIVSSYYKRGILSELPEGYSEVTVSYGPGKKKKEKVDVFLREKDVKRLLKEDLSKFIKDKKTVEETVNRLKIKPNYVFNRERSSLLWEKARESVKPVVVELKKGEIILRKGERVTPEAELKLEALREAKSRGRSLNKYISIFLLSLILYYSVIRLYKIISPSAFNVKNVLFSFSVITLDIFLIKFFTFLAKLTIQSLNLPVEESLIYVPVVTSVIFASMFINKKVAVIHSVPVTFISGFTLSKPFLLIIPVSVGSFFSAFDSRKFKSREVIYKAAFKGFTVTIFVNLLLYIYLFGNRVKGELWFEPILMFVGALITAVVVNGLSPIIINLFNFTTDIVYMELINLNHPLLRKLILKAPGTYSHSVMVATLSEAAAEAIGANALLAKAGALFHDIGKLKNPQAFIENQIGGVNIHDKLPPEKSAAILRSHVEYGEELGRKYKLPKKVIDIIKQHHGTKLMKYFYHKAKEMYGEDKVDERLFRYPGPKPQFKESGIVMLADTVEAAVRSMKNSGKEFDLDKVIHQLIMDIIEDGQLNQSGLSLKDISIIEKVFKKVLSGIYHNRIEYPEDERDSTRNSKGT; translated from the coding sequence ATGAAGAGCATGAAGGAAGAGAAGAAGACTAAACTCACGATATACGGGGCTCTCTTAGTTGCAAGTATCTTTGCAACCCTCTTTATGCTTCCCTTTAACTTTATAAACTTGCCAAACCTGAAGGTTGGCCAAGTGAGCTCTGTTGATGTCCGCTCACCTGTCAACTTAAAGGTTGAAAACAAGAGGGCAACTGAGAAACTGAGGGAAGAGGCAGTAAAGAAAGTCCTTCCAATAGTTGAATACCAACCCAAAAACGAGAGGGAGACTTTTAGAGAGATAGAGGAACTTCCCTTCCTCTCAAAGAAAGAAAAAGAAGTCTTAAAGGAAATAGTCTCCTCATACTACAAAAGGGGAATCCTCTCAGAACTACCTGAAGGCTACAGTGAAGTCACAGTATCATACGGTCCGGGAAAGAAGAAAAAGGAGAAAGTTGATGTATTCTTAAGGGAGAAAGACGTTAAAAGGCTCCTAAAGGAAGACCTCTCAAAGTTTATAAAGGACAAAAAAACTGTAGAGGAAACTGTAAATAGATTAAAAATCAAACCTAACTACGTCTTTAACAGAGAAAGGAGCTCCCTACTCTGGGAAAAGGCCAGAGAGAGCGTTAAGCCTGTAGTAGTTGAACTTAAAAAGGGAGAGATAATCCTAAGGAAGGGAGAAAGGGTAACCCCGGAAGCCGAACTAAAACTTGAGGCCCTGAGGGAAGCAAAGAGCAGAGGGAGGAGCTTAAATAAGTATATATCCATCTTCTTACTATCTCTGATCCTCTACTACTCTGTAATCAGGCTCTACAAAATCATAAGCCCTTCTGCCTTTAACGTTAAAAACGTTCTCTTTTCCTTTTCAGTGATAACCCTTGATATCTTCCTTATTAAGTTCTTCACCTTCCTTGCAAAGTTAACAATACAGAGCCTTAACCTACCGGTTGAAGAGAGTTTAATCTACGTTCCCGTAGTTACGTCGGTCATCTTTGCTTCAATGTTTATAAACAAGAAAGTAGCGGTAATTCACTCTGTGCCTGTAACCTTTATCTCAGGTTTTACGCTCTCAAAACCATTCCTCCTCATAATTCCGGTTTCAGTAGGCTCCTTCTTCAGTGCCTTTGACTCAAGGAAGTTCAAAAGCAGGGAGGTAATATACAAAGCAGCCTTTAAGGGATTTACAGTAACTATCTTCGTTAACCTCCTACTTTACATTTACCTGTTTGGAAACAGGGTAAAGGGAGAGCTCTGGTTTGAGCCTATTTTAATGTTCGTAGGAGCTCTAATAACCGCAGTAGTAGTAAACGGGTTAAGTCCAATAATAATAAACCTCTTCAACTTTACTACAGATATAGTTTATATGGAGCTAATCAACCTTAACCATCCCCTCCTGAGGAAGTTAATCCTAAAAGCCCCGGGAACTTACAGCCACTCTGTAATGGTGGCAACCCTCTCTGAAGCAGCAGCCGAAGCGATTGGAGCAAACGCCCTGCTTGCAAAGGCAGGAGCTCTCTTCCACGATATAGGGAAGCTCAAAAACCCGCAAGCCTTTATAGAGAACCAGATAGGAGGAGTCAACATCCACGACAAACTACCCCCAGAAAAGAGCGCTGCAATCTTGCGCTCCCACGTAGAATACGGAGAGGAGCTTGGAAGGAAGTACAAACTACCCAAAAAGGTCATAGATATAATAAAGCAGCACCACGGAACGAAGTTAATGAAGTACTTTTACCATAAAGCAAAGGAGATGTACGGTGAAGATAAGGTTGATGAAAGGCTGTTCCGCTACCCGGGTCCAAAACCCCAGTTTAAGGAGTCTGGAATCGTAATGCTTGCAGATACAGTTGAGGCAGCAGTCCGTTCAATGAAGAATAGTGGTAAAGAGTTTGACCTTGACAAGGTTATTCACCAGTTAATAATGGACATCATTGAAGATGGGCAGCTTAACCAGAGTGGACTCTCCTTAAAGGACATCTCCATTATAGAGAAGGTCTTTAAAAAGGTCCTCTCCGGAATCTACCATAACAGGATTGAGTACCCGGAAGATGAAAGAGACAGTACTAGGAATAGTAAAGGGACTTAG